Proteins encoded together in one Bacteroides zoogleoformans window:
- a CDS encoding outer membrane lipoprotein-sorting protein — protein MKTRHFILSLIALMTMSVAQAAGLTGRDIMQKVKNRADGDTRYATVEMTLIQKSGHKRVRKIESWAMDEGKDTKKIMFFTYPGDVKGTGFLTWDYDNPGKTDDKWLYLPAMKKTRRISGKSSKTDYFMGSDFTYDDMSTRSVDEETHTLLREEVVSGHKCWVVQSVPKDKGEIYSKRITWIRQDCLMAIKADYYDKLNKLHRSLTISNIDKVQGFWTMHLMQMENVQTGHKTIIKMDNQRFNVKIAPNLFTVSKLEKGL, from the coding sequence ATGAAAACAAGACATTTTATTTTATCCCTTATTGCCTTGATGACAATGAGTGTTGCACAAGCAGCTGGTCTCACCGGAAGAGACATTATGCAAAAGGTAAAGAACCGTGCCGATGGCGATACACGCTATGCCACCGTGGAAATGACACTTATTCAAAAAAGTGGGCATAAGCGTGTGCGAAAAATTGAATCGTGGGCAATGGACGAAGGTAAGGACACAAAGAAAATCATGTTCTTCACCTATCCCGGCGACGTGAAGGGCACGGGATTTCTCACTTGGGACTATGACAATCCCGGCAAGACAGACGACAAATGGCTCTATCTCCCTGCCATGAAAAAGACAAGGCGCATTAGTGGAAAGTCATCGAAGACCGATTACTTCATGGGCAGCGATTTTACATACGACGACATGAGTACACGCAGCGTGGACGAGGAAACACACACGCTGCTGCGTGAGGAAGTGGTAAGCGGACACAAATGCTGGGTGGTGCAGTCCGTGCCTAAGGACAAGGGAGAAATATACTCAAAGCGCATCACATGGATCAGGCAGGACTGTCTGATGGCAATCAAGGCGGATTACTACGATAAGCTCAATAAACTGCATCGCAGCCTTACCATCTCAAATATTGACAAGGTACAGGGATTCTGGACGATGCACCTCATGCAGATGGAGAATGTACAGACGGGGCATAAGACCATCATCAAGATGGACAATCAGAGGTTCAACGTCAAGATTGCGCCCAATCTCTTCACTGTCTCCAAACTGGAAAAAGGACTCTGA
- a CDS encoding ABC transporter ATP-binding protein, with product MIKYFQNRFALSEKGAKDLRRGIAFSTLLNLALMLPPSYLFLFLMEYLEADSRIGQHTLWFYVLLAVVLMCVMFFISRWQYDSTYTTIYNESAQRRIGLAEKLRRLPLAFFGERNLSDLTSTIMEDCTSLEQIFSHAVPQLFASVLSMLIIAVSLFFYDWRLAAALFWVVPLALATLLLARRMMDRSFKQNYRVKRSVTEQVQEGLECIQEIKSYNGEAEYNRSFDNRLKAYEKELVNGELVAGSFVNLSAMLLKLGMPTVIVAGAWMLQHGDVSIFVYLAFLLISAMVYNPIQDVCNNLAILAFLDVRINRMKEMEAMPEQKGNKDVAMDNYDIEFRNVSFAYETEKQVLHNVSFTAKQGEVTALVGPSGGGKSTTAKLAARFWDIDGGKILLGGNDIAHIDPETLLRNYAVVFQDVLLFNASVADNIRIGKRDATDEEVRRVARLAQCDDFISRMPNGYNTIIGENGETLSGGERQRISIARALLKDAPVILLDEATASLDAENETKIQAGISELIQGKTVIIIAHRMRTVRNADHIVVLGGGTVIEQGAPEDLMAKGGEFARMVKLQQENNNEK from the coding sequence ATGATTAAATATTTTCAAAACCGTTTCGCCCTTTCGGAAAAAGGGGCAAAAGACTTGCGGAGGGGGATAGCTTTCTCAACGCTGCTCAACCTTGCGCTGATGTTGCCGCCATCCTATCTGTTCCTGTTCCTCATGGAATACTTGGAAGCCGATTCCCGCATCGGTCAGCACACCTTGTGGTTTTACGTGTTGTTGGCAGTTGTGCTGATGTGCGTGATGTTCTTCATCAGCCGATGGCAGTATGACAGCACCTATACCACCATTTACAACGAGAGCGCGCAGCGTCGCATCGGTCTTGCGGAGAAACTGCGCCGCCTGCCGTTAGCATTTTTCGGAGAGCGGAACCTGTCAGACCTGACTTCTACCATTATGGAAGACTGCACCTCGTTGGAGCAAATCTTCTCGCATGCTGTTCCCCAATTGTTCGCGTCGGTGCTGAGCATGCTTATCATTGCCGTAAGCCTGTTCTTCTATGACTGGCGACTGGCTGCCGCCCTTTTCTGGGTGGTGCCGCTGGCGTTGGCAACTCTGCTCTTAGCAAGACGTATGATGGACAGATCTTTCAAGCAGAATTACCGCGTCAAGCGCAGCGTAACCGAACAGGTGCAGGAGGGGCTGGAGTGTATTCAAGAAATCAAGTCGTACAATGGCGAAGCGGAATATAATCGCAGCTTTGACAACCGTTTGAAAGCCTATGAGAAGGAATTGGTCAATGGTGAGTTGGTGGCAGGTTCGTTTGTCAATCTCTCTGCCATGCTTCTGAAATTAGGTATGCCCACCGTCATTGTCGCAGGCGCATGGATGCTACAGCATGGGGACGTGTCTATTTTCGTCTATCTGGCATTTCTCCTTATTTCAGCCATGGTTTATAATCCCATTCAGGATGTGTGCAACAATCTTGCCATCCTCGCTTTCCTCGACGTGCGCATCAATCGCATGAAAGAAATGGAGGCTATGCCGGAACAGAAAGGAAACAAGGATGTGGCGATGGACAATTACGACATCGAGTTCCGCAATGTGAGCTTTGCCTACGAGACCGAAAAACAGGTATTGCACAATGTTTCCTTTACAGCAAAGCAGGGAGAAGTGACGGCACTCGTCGGTCCGTCGGGAGGCGGAAAGAGCACCACCGCCAAACTCGCCGCACGCTTCTGGGACATTGACGGCGGAAAGATTCTATTAGGCGGAAACGACATCGCCCACATCGACCCGGAGACACTGCTCCGCAACTATGCCGTGGTGTTTCAGGACGTGCTGCTCTTCAACGCCTCTGTCGCCGACAACATCCGCATCGGCAAGCGTGACGCCACCGATGAGGAAGTGCGGCGTGTGGCACGGCTGGCACAATGTGATGATTTCATCAGCCGTATGCCGAATGGATACAACACCATTATCGGCGAGAACGGCGAAACCCTTTCTGGCGGTGAGCGGCAGCGTATCTCCATTGCCCGTGCGCTTCTGAAAGACGCTCCCGTCATTCTCTTGGACGAAGCTACCGCCAGCCTTGATGCCGAGAACGAGACGAAGATTCAGGCAGGAATCTCCGAACTGATACAGGGTAAGACCGTCATCATCATCGCCCACCGCATGCGCACCGTGCGCAATGCCGACCACATCGTGGTGCTCGGTGGCGGAACGGTCATCGAGCAAGGTGCGCCTGAAGACCTCATGGCTAAAGGTGGAGAATTTGCACGAATGGTAAAACTGCAACAGGAAAACAATAATGAAAAGTAA
- a CDS encoding TetR/AcrR family transcriptional regulator, giving the protein MQTLKTDIKQRILQVAHREFIKNGVQRTCIRNVARKAGVTVGNLYHYFDSKDTLFCAVLQPLLTALDRYILSHNDEEFLSLDVFDLRQQQINHIMAMLTLVKQFRPELRLLLFNAEGTSLEGYKNKIIDHQMKVGMEYLRLMKERYPHINTNISPFLIHLTSSAWTTLFCELVEHEEYSEEEVKQALMQYFAFGTAGWKELMKP; this is encoded by the coding sequence ATGCAGACATTGAAGACAGACATAAAGCAACGCATATTGCAAGTTGCCCATAGAGAGTTTATCAAAAATGGTGTGCAGCGTACGTGCATTAGAAACGTGGCGCGTAAGGCTGGCGTGACTGTGGGAAACCTGTATCATTATTTTGACAGTAAGGATACACTGTTTTGTGCGGTATTGCAACCATTGCTGACCGCGCTTGACCGCTATATCCTCTCGCATAATGATGAGGAATTTCTCTCGCTCGACGTGTTCGATTTGCGGCAACAGCAAATCAATCACATCATGGCGATGCTCACTCTTGTCAAGCAGTTCCGCCCCGAACTGCGGCTGTTACTCTTCAATGCCGAGGGAACTTCGTTGGAGGGATATAAGAACAAAATCATTGACCACCAGATGAAGGTCGGTATGGAATACCTCAGGCTGATGAAGGAACGATACCCACACATCAACACCAACATCTCTCCATTTCTGATTCATCTCACCAGTTCGGCTTGGACGACTCTCTTTTGCGAATTGGTGGAACACGAGGAATATAGTGAGGAGGAAGTCAAACAAGCACTCATGCAGTACTTCGCCTTTGGAACGGCAGGCTGGAAAGAGCTGATGAAACCATAG
- a CDS encoding efflux RND transporter permease subunit: MKIENINRKFRQLAVWILRHRLLVMGLFALLIAFSFVGTKRIVMKTSFDDYFVSDDPMLLKTNEFKSIFGNDYYVAVLVKNKDVFSKRSLTLIRELSEELKDSLSYADKVTSLTDLEFTVGTEEGMTIEQIVPDDIPSDAASLKEIRRKAYSKPYLSKKLVSKDGTMTWIMVKLRPFPEDSVWKKTSDIAPDMLTGKEAGHIIGKAKYAELSPAAAGMPYLSYEKVVYLKHEMGRLFLIAFLVSIVVMIVVTRSLRGVIAPLLTSVFGLLISFGVIGWTGLYIDMTTAMIAVILAFACSIAYNIHLYNFFKTRFVETGRRKASITDAVGETGWGVLLSGLTTIAAMMTFLSMKIVPMQAIGVNTSLCLLSVLITCLIVTPVILSFGKDRKPSIDVSKSLEGYVGGRFEQFGSFILRRHRPIFIVSVAITLFCGIGMFSIEPAFDIEKTMGRKVEYVKKFLDLCDTELGSMYSYDLMITLPHADDAKKPENLKKLDQLATTTESYPLTKRHNSVTDIVKDMNCTLNGNNLKEYRIPDNADMVAQLLLLYENAGGTESEYWMDYDYQRLRLQIELKSYNSNEAEKEMDLLQTEARKLFPGAHVSVVGNLPQFTVMQQYVERGQMWSMLLSVLVIGVILILLFRSWKVGLVGMIPNIAPAIIVGGMMGWLGYPLDIMTASLIPMVLGIAVDDTIHFINHCHVAHNRYNDYNMAIRKTFRTEGLAIVMSTVIISATFAGFMSSDATQTKNWGLLAVAGMVSALLADLFLTPILFKYLRVFGKEKGSKTNS, encoded by the coding sequence ATGAAAATCGAAAACATCAACAGAAAATTCAGGCAGTTGGCGGTGTGGATATTACGCCATCGACTGTTGGTAATGGGGCTGTTTGCCCTGCTTATCGCTTTCTCGTTCGTGGGTACAAAGCGCATCGTCATGAAAACATCGTTCGACGACTATTTCGTGAGCGATGACCCGATGCTGCTCAAGACAAACGAGTTCAAGTCCATCTTCGGCAACGACTACTACGTGGCGGTATTAGTGAAGAACAAGGACGTCTTCTCCAAGCGCAGCCTGACACTTATCCGTGAGTTGAGCGAGGAGCTGAAGGACAGCCTGTCGTATGCCGATAAGGTGACTTCGCTCACCGACCTTGAGTTCACCGTCGGCACCGAGGAGGGAATGACCATCGAGCAGATTGTGCCCGACGATATTCCCTCGGACGCAGCCTCACTGAAAGAAATCAGACGCAAGGCATACAGCAAGCCCTATCTCTCAAAGAAACTCGTGTCGAAGGACGGCACGATGACATGGATCATGGTGAAGCTGCGTCCCTTCCCGGAGGACAGCGTGTGGAAGAAGACGAGCGATATTGCCCCGGATATGCTCACGGGCAAGGAAGCCGGGCACATCATCGGCAAGGCGAAATACGCAGAACTGTCGCCTGCTGCTGCGGGAATGCCCTATCTGAGCTACGAAAAAGTGGTTTATCTGAAACATGAAATGGGGCGGCTGTTCCTCATTGCTTTCCTTGTTTCCATTGTGGTGATGATTGTCGTAACCCGTTCATTGCGGGGAGTCATCGCCCCGTTGCTCACGTCGGTGTTTGGTCTTCTGATAAGTTTTGGTGTGATAGGCTGGACCGGACTGTATATAGATATGACTACCGCCATGATAGCGGTCATACTGGCCTTTGCCTGTTCCATTGCCTACAACATCCATCTGTACAACTTCTTCAAGACGCGGTTTGTGGAAACAGGCAGGCGCAAGGCTTCCATCACCGATGCCGTAGGCGAAACCGGATGGGGTGTTTTGTTGTCAGGATTGACAACCATAGCGGCTATGATGACTTTCCTATCCATGAAGATAGTCCCCATGCAGGCTATCGGCGTGAACACCTCGCTGTGCCTGCTTTCGGTATTGATTACCTGTCTGATTGTTACCCCTGTAATACTCTCATTCGGAAAAGACCGCAAGCCAAGCATAGACGTTTCCAAGAGTCTCGAAGGATACGTCGGCGGACGGTTTGAGCAGTTTGGTAGTTTCATCCTGCGTCGCCACCGCCCGATATTCATTGTCTCGGTAGCCATCACGCTTTTTTGCGGCATCGGCATGTTCTCCATTGAGCCGGCATTCGACATTGAGAAGACTATGGGACGGAAGGTGGAATATGTAAAGAAATTCCTCGACCTCTGCGACACGGAATTAGGAAGCATGTACTCCTACGACCTGATGATTACACTGCCGCATGCCGACGACGCGAAGAAGCCCGAGAACTTGAAAAAACTCGACCAACTGGCAACCACCACGGAAAGCTACCCGCTCACCAAGCGGCACAATTCCGTCACGGACATTGTGAAAGACATGAACTGCACGCTCAACGGCAACAATCTGAAAGAATATCGCATTCCCGACAATGCCGACATGGTGGCTCAGCTCCTGCTGCTCTATGAGAATGCCGGAGGTACGGAGTCGGAATACTGGATGGACTATGACTATCAGCGGCTGCGCCTGCAAATCGAGTTGAAGAGCTACAACTCCAACGAGGCGGAAAAAGAAATGGATCTGCTCCAAACCGAAGCACGCAAGCTCTTCCCCGGCGCACATGTATCGGTAGTGGGCAATCTACCGCAGTTTACGGTGATGCAGCAGTATGTGGAGCGTGGACAGATGTGGTCGATGCTGCTCTCGGTGCTGGTCATTGGCGTGATACTCATACTCCTGTTCAGAAGTTGGAAAGTGGGACTGGTGGGAATGATACCCAACATCGCCCCCGCCATTATCGTGGGGGGAATGATGGGCTGGCTGGGCTATCCGCTCGACATAATGACGGCCTCGCTCATTCCTATGGTTTTGGGTATCGCCGTCGATGACACCATCCACTTCATCAACCATTGCCATGTGGCGCATAATCGTTATAATGACTATAACATGGCTATCCGCAAGACTTTCCGCACGGAGGGACTGGCCATCGTGATGTCAACGGTCATCATCTCGGCTACATTTGCCGGCTTCATGTCGTCGGATGCCACGCAGACGAAAAACTGGGGCTTGCTGGCTGTAGCAGGTATGGTGTCGGCATTGTTGGCAGACTTGTTCCTCACGCCGATACTTTTCAAATATTTGCGAGTGTTCGGAAAGGAAAAAGGTTCAAAAACAAATAGTTAA
- a CDS encoding ABC transporter ATP-binding protein → MFKTLKRLGAYMGGRKWLLPCSVGLSAINGLLSLVPFVLLWLVVRALLTAEGSLADAPVWDYALAAFIVSVANVLLYFAALMFSHLAAFRVETNMRRRAMQRLMRVPLGFFDTQNTGRMRKIIDEDSAQTHTFVAHILPDVAGSIVAPVGVIVLLLTVDWQLGLAAMLPIICAFGIMGYMMNPRNNNFQKQYLDAQEKMSSEAVEYVRGIPVVKVFQQTVFSFKRFHDSIIRYRDLVILYTLLWRSPMSAYTVAINAFAFFLVPVGIILIGHGGSVAVVIADLFLFVVITPVIATNVMKMMYLSQNLFLANEAVDRLEKLTDASPLPESDNIRKLQACDIRFENVSFRYEGTEKDALCHVNLTIPEGRTVALVGASGSGKTTMARLIPRFWDVREGSVSIGGVDVRQMDKSELMRSVSFVFQNTRLFKTSLIENLRYGNPEATAEQIDRAIDLSQSREIIDRLPRGLETVIGAEGTYLSGGEQQRIVLARAILKDAPIVVLDEATAFADPENEHLIRKALAHLTNGKTVLMIAHRLTTVQDADSIVVVDNGQIAEQGTHKELMAKRGHYYNMWNEYQKAVAWKL, encoded by the coding sequence ATGTTCAAAACACTCAAACGATTAGGAGCTTACATGGGAGGGCGCAAGTGGTTGCTGCCCTGTTCCGTCGGGCTGTCGGCAATCAACGGACTGCTCTCGCTCGTCCCGTTCGTTCTTTTGTGGCTCGTGGTGCGTGCGCTGCTCACCGCAGAGGGCAGCCTTGCCGACGCGCCCGTATGGGACTATGCCCTTGCCGCCTTCATCGTGTCGGTGGCAAACGTGCTGCTCTACTTTGCCGCGCTCATGTTCTCACATCTCGCCGCGTTCCGTGTAGAGACCAACATGCGCCGCAGGGCAATGCAACGGCTCATGCGCGTACCGCTGGGATTTTTCGATACGCAGAACACAGGACGTATGCGTAAAATCATTGACGAGGACTCAGCGCAGACCCACACCTTCGTGGCGCACATCCTGCCCGATGTGGCGGGGAGCATCGTTGCCCCCGTTGGCGTCATCGTGCTGCTGCTGACGGTCGATTGGCAATTGGGCTTGGCAGCCATGCTGCCAATCATCTGTGCCTTCGGCATCATGGGCTATATGATGAATCCGAGGAACAACAACTTCCAAAAGCAATATCTCGATGCACAGGAGAAGATGAGCAGTGAGGCTGTGGAGTATGTACGTGGCATCCCGGTGGTGAAGGTTTTCCAGCAGACCGTCTTCTCGTTCAAGCGGTTCCACGACAGCATCATCCGCTATCGTGACCTTGTCATTCTGTACACGCTGTTGTGGCGTTCGCCGATGTCGGCATATACCGTCGCCATCAATGCCTTTGCCTTCTTCCTCGTGCCGGTAGGCATCATCCTGATCGGGCACGGGGGAAGTGTGGCGGTGGTCATTGCCGACCTCTTTCTCTTTGTTGTCATTACACCGGTCATCGCAACCAATGTGATGAAGATGATGTATCTCAGTCAGAATCTTTTCTTGGCAAACGAGGCTGTCGATAGATTGGAGAAACTGACCGATGCCTCCCCGCTACCCGAAAGCGACAATATCCGGAAGCTACAAGCCTGCGACATACGCTTTGAAAATGTCTCGTTCAGATATGAAGGCACAGAAAAGGATGCCCTCTGCCACGTCAATCTCACCATTCCCGAAGGCCGGACAGTGGCGCTTGTGGGAGCTTCCGGCAGTGGAAAGACAACGATGGCACGGCTCATTCCCCGTTTCTGGGACGTGCGTGAGGGCAGCGTGAGCATCGGCGGAGTGGATGTCCGACAGATGGACAAGTCGGAGCTGATGCGCAGCGTGTCTTTCGTATTCCAGAACACCCGCCTGTTCAAAACTTCACTAATAGAGAACCTGCGTTACGGCAATCCCGAAGCAACGGCAGAACAGATAGACCGGGCGATAGACCTCTCGCAAAGCCGTGAAATCATCGACCGTCTGCCCCGAGGTTTGGAAACCGTCATCGGAGCGGAGGGCACGTATCTTTCCGGTGGCGAACAGCAGCGCATTGTCCTCGCGCGTGCCATTCTGAAAGACGCGCCCATCGTGGTGCTCGATGAGGCTACCGCCTTTGCCGACCCGGAGAACGAGCATCTCATCCGAAAGGCACTGGCACACCTCACCAACGGGAAGACCGTCCTCATGATTGCCCACCGCCTGACCACCGTGCAGGATGCCGACAGCATCGTGGTGGTGGACAATGGACAGATTGCCGAACAGGGTACGCACAAGGAACTGATGGCTAAGCGGGGACACTATTATAATATGTGGAACGAATACCAGAAAGCAGTGGCATGGAAACTATAA
- a CDS encoding DUF1302 family protein: MKILRLWTLLLVPMFSAQAFAQIDTLTVENDSADAEYMQEEETDDNALRVQVRGFLDTYHAVRTGGRNEWMASRTRARGEVKLEKGAASLFVSMNATYNGILKDRTGLELREAYLAYTKGNLDLRVGRQIVVWGVADALRVTDCVSPFDYTEFLAQDYDDIRMPVNALRARYTWHSVTFEAICNPVADFFILPTDRRNPWALTLPLAPLPYTIDLESGKPEKRLRNMEYGGRITTNLSGIDFSLSALRTWNKTPALSLAVSNDGKSLLAKGEYRRMTMLGADCSLPVGQFVLRSEAACYFDEAQSRGVGKDVVCRNTYNILAGVDWYPGNDWNFSAQYCHKYTAGNLDGLSVYRNAGLATARISKELLRNMLKLSTFAYIDVANGGVFNRFSASYALNDQIELTAGYDFFHADKGKFQMYDRNSEIWAKMKYSF, encoded by the coding sequence ATGAAAATACTGCGATTATGGACGCTGTTGCTTGTGCCGATGTTCTCGGCACAGGCATTTGCCCAGATTGATACGCTGACGGTGGAGAATGACTCTGCCGATGCGGAATATATGCAAGAGGAAGAAACGGATGACAACGCCTTGCGTGTTCAGGTAAGAGGCTTCCTCGACACATACCATGCCGTCAGGACAGGAGGCAGGAACGAGTGGATGGCTTCGAGAACCCGTGCGCGCGGAGAGGTGAAACTTGAAAAAGGAGCAGCTTCCCTTTTTGTTTCCATGAACGCCACCTACAACGGCATACTGAAAGACCGCACGGGACTGGAACTGCGTGAGGCATATCTTGCATACACCAAAGGAAACCTTGACCTTCGGGTGGGGCGGCAGATTGTGGTATGGGGAGTGGCAGACGCATTGCGCGTTACGGACTGCGTGTCGCCGTTCGACTATACCGAGTTCCTTGCGCAGGACTACGATGACATCCGTATGCCCGTCAATGCCCTGCGTGCAAGATACACGTGGCATTCGGTAACATTCGAGGCGATATGTAATCCCGTGGCGGATTTCTTCATCCTTCCCACCGACCGACGCAATCCGTGGGCACTGACTCTGCCGTTAGCCCCTCTTCCCTATACCATAGATTTGGAAAGTGGAAAACCGGAGAAAAGACTTAGGAATATGGAGTACGGCGGGCGGATAACGACCAATCTCAGCGGGATAGATTTCTCCCTGAGCGCCCTGCGGACATGGAACAAGACGCCCGCTCTTTCCCTTGCTGTGTCCAACGATGGAAAGTCGCTTTTAGCCAAAGGGGAATACCGCCGGATGACGATGCTCGGAGCCGACTGCTCTCTGCCTGTCGGACAGTTTGTCCTTCGCAGCGAGGCTGCTTGCTATTTCGATGAGGCGCAAAGCAGAGGTGTAGGAAAAGATGTGGTATGCCGAAATACGTACAATATCCTTGCCGGTGTGGACTGGTATCCGGGCAACGATTGGAACTTCAGCGCGCAATACTGCCATAAATATACGGCAGGGAACCTTGACGGTCTTTCCGTTTATCGCAATGCCGGACTTGCCACGGCAAGAATATCGAAAGAACTACTGCGGAATATGCTGAAACTTTCAACATTCGCCTATATAGATGTAGCCAATGGCGGCGTTTTCAACCGTTTCTCTGCATCCTACGCCTTGAACGACCAAATCGAACTCACTGCCGGATACGATTTCTTCCATGCCGACAAAGGCAAGTTTCAGATGTATGACCGAAACTCTGAAATATGGGCAAAGATGAAATATAGTTTTTGA
- the mobC gene encoding conjugal transfer protein MobC, translating to MAQEDDLRALGKVMDFMRGISVIFLLINCYWFCYEAFHEWHFTLGIINKILMNFQRTTGLFSSILWTKLFCVVFLALSCLGTKGVKEEKITWPKIWTALFSGFVFFFLNWWLLALPIGKIGAATLYIFTLSVGYICLLMGGVWMSRLLKNNLMDDVFNTENESFMQETRLMENEYSVNLPTRFYYKKRWNKGWINVVNPFRASMVLGTPGSGKSYAIVNNYIKQQIEKGFAMYIYDYKFPDLSEIAYNHLLHHLDAYKVKPQFYVINFDDPRRSHRCNPINPAFMTDISDAYESAYTIMLNLNRSWIQKQGDFFVESPIILLAAIIWFLKIYENGKYCTFPHAIEFLNRPYAQIFPTLTSYDELANYLSPFMDAWEGGAQDQLQGQIASAKIPLSRMISPALYWVMTGDDFSLDINNPNEPKVLVVGNNPDRQNIYSAALGLYNSRIVKLINKKKQLKSSVIIDELPTIYFRGLDNLIATARSNKVAVCLGFQDFSQLTRDYGDKESKVIQNTVGNVFSGQVVGETAKTLSERFGKVLQQRQSMTINRNDKSTSISTQMDSLIPASKISNLTQGMFVGAVSDNFDERIDQKIFHAEIVVDSAKVSAEMKQYQSIPEINAFQNEDGSDNLKETIEANYKCVKREIIVLIEKEIKRIKEDPSLCHLIKE from the coding sequence ATGGCACAAGAAGATGATTTAAGGGCATTAGGTAAGGTCATGGACTTTATGCGAGGTATATCTGTGATATTCCTCCTGATTAACTGTTATTGGTTTTGCTACGAGGCATTTCACGAGTGGCATTTCACACTCGGCATCATCAATAAGATACTGATGAACTTTCAACGCACCACGGGATTATTTTCATCTATCCTATGGACGAAACTCTTCTGTGTTGTGTTTCTCGCCTTATCCTGCTTGGGCACAAAAGGCGTGAAGGAGGAGAAAATCACATGGCCAAAGATTTGGACGGCACTTTTCTCAGGCTTTGTATTTTTCTTTCTCAACTGGTGGCTGTTGGCATTGCCCATTGGTAAAATCGGGGCGGCTACGCTTTACATCTTCACACTGTCCGTGGGTTATATCTGCCTGCTAATGGGTGGTGTGTGGATGAGCCGACTGCTCAAAAACAACCTCATGGACGACGTATTCAACACGGAGAACGAGAGCTTTATGCAGGAAACAAGGCTGATGGAAAATGAATACTCGGTCAATCTTCCTACACGCTTCTATTATAAGAAAAGGTGGAACAAAGGCTGGATTAACGTGGTCAATCCGTTTCGGGCCTCAATGGTACTCGGCACACCGGGTTCGGGTAAGTCATACGCCATTGTGAATAACTACATCAAACAGCAGATTGAGAAAGGCTTTGCCATGTATATCTACGACTATAAATTCCCTGATTTGTCGGAGATTGCCTACAATCACCTGCTTCATCATTTAGATGCTTATAAAGTCAAACCACAATTCTATGTGATAAACTTCGACGACCCACGCAGGAGCCATCGCTGTAATCCCATCAATCCTGCCTTTATGACAGATATATCGGATGCTTACGAGAGCGCCTACACCATCATGCTCAACCTCAACCGCTCGTGGATACAGAAGCAGGGAGATTTTTTCGTCGAATCACCGATTATCTTGCTTGCCGCCATTATCTGGTTTCTGAAGATATATGAGAACGGTAAGTATTGCACCTTTCCTCATGCCATCGAATTCCTGAACCGTCCCTACGCACAGATATTTCCGACACTTACTTCCTACGATGAGCTTGCCAACTACCTTTCTCCCTTTATGGATGCTTGGGAGGGCGGAGCGCAAGACCAGTTGCAGGGACAGATAGCCAGTGCCAAAATACCACTGTCTCGTATGATAAGCCCTGCTCTCTATTGGGTAATGACGGGCGATGATTTCTCGCTCGATATCAACAATCCTAATGAGCCGAAAGTGCTTGTCGTAGGCAATAATCCTGATAGACAGAACATCTATTCGGCGGCATTGGGACTGTATAACAGCCGTATTGTGAAACTCATCAACAAGAAGAAACAACTTAAATCCTCGGTGATTATCGACGAGTTGCCGACCATCTATTTCCGTGGGCTTGACAACCTCATTGCTACAGCCCGTAGTAACAAGGTTGCCGTGTGTCTGGGCTTTCAAGACTTCTCACAGCTTACCCGTGATTATGGGGATAAGGAGAGCAAGGTGATACAGAACACAGTGGGCAATGTGTTTAGTGGTCAAGTTGTAGGTGAAACCGCCAAGACTCTCTCCGAACGCTTCGGCAAGGTGCTTCAACAACGGCAGTCTATGACCATCAATCGCAACGATAAGTCCACATCTATCTCTACGCAGATGGATAGTCTTATCCCTGCATCGAAAATCAGCAATCTCACACAAGGCATGTTTGTAGGAGCAGTATCCGACAACTTTGACGAGCGCATTGACCAAAAGATTTTCCATGCTGAAATAGTGGTGGATAGTGCTAAAGTCTCTGCCGAAATGAAGCAATACCAGTCCATTCCTGAAATCAATGCGTTTCAAAACGAAGATGGCTCCGATAATCTCAAAGAGACTATCGAAGCCAACTATAAATGTGTTAAGCGGGAAATAATTGTTTTGATTGAAAAAGAAATAAAAAGGATAAAAGAAGATCCTTCTCTTTGTCATCTTATAAAAGAATGA